The Oncorhynchus nerka isolate Pitt River linkage group LG12, Oner_Uvic_2.0, whole genome shotgun sequence genome contains the following window.
GAAGGATCCCGTTTTTTTGGGGTCAAATTTAACGCCAGGTTTGAATTCTCGTAATAGGGTAGAATTTATGCAGCGGGTTAGGATAAACGGGTTAATTGAAATGCAAAAGAAATAACCTCACTAACCACAGTAGTAGCTAGTGAGTAGTGGCTGTCGGTCTTGACGGCGTTGTGGCGCATCAGATGGTCAGAACAGTCGAGAACATTCCTGCTAAGCTAGTTAGCGGGTTATATTTCCCACGTGGGCCCATTTAAGCATGTTTTGATGGtctgttattgacaaatatacGAAGGCTAGCCCCTTAGACCCTGAATACGTTATTTTACGTTGAACCGATGTAAAGCCCGTCACGTTATCGAGCAAAAGTGGGGAGAAGGGAGCGCCCTTGCTTGGCCTTCATCAAATGAAACCGCTCGGTAATTTTGACAATGCAGCATGCTTCATCGTCCAGAAACTGATCTTTTACATAATACATATTAGAATGTATAACAAGTTCATTGGGGGGGCAGATGGCTAAAGCGTTCAAATCCTACGCATTACTACACATGCTTAATTACGGCACTTTTGTGGGCAAGGCAGCCCGGTTCCAAATTGAATGTAATTAACTTTGAGCCGGTGCAGAACACGGGGGCCCGGGCGAGATGAATCAAATCCCCCTCTTAGCTACTCACTATTCAATGGGAGTTGTGTTTGGTAGATAGTTTTAGTTTGATAGCGAGGAACCGCGGTACCCGTTGGCTAAACAGATTGGCTACATGTTGATCTGTGCTCAGTCATTGCAGCCCATCAGTTTGGAAGTAGTAACGTTACAGTAGTTTTATAGCGTTCAGACTATTTGATTATTACCGTGGACATTTTATTACGCACTGGCGATATTGAATGGGTAGGGCTGGACCTTTTTTTCCCACCGGTATTTCCATCCTTCCGctggctttgctgcaggaagaaAATCCTAGGAAATTTTAATTGACAAGCGTCTCCAATCATTCAATATCTGGATGCACTTGATTGTTTGCTGGGGGGGGATCGCACATCTTAATTTAACAAAGGGTATTATATGGCAGGGAATACTATTTGTAGATTAGTGATTCTACACCTTGCTTTGCTCAAGCTGATTCTCTCCGACTGATTCTCCCTGATCATTGGGAGGTTATACACATTGGTTAATTAGGACCGTTAAAAGAGGAGAGACTATGAATCCAGACAGAAAATATAAAACGTTTCAGAATCACAATATAACTTggaggaagaagaaaaaaaagagcaCGCCAATAGCCTGCTGGGATACTCTTTCTACACAATATGTTTAGCAAAACCTGCATTTGATCATTAGCTTATAAACGTAAAGACAGGCAGCCATCTGAAATAAATGTAAACAGTGTTTCAGGATGCTTCTAGAAGGTTGTGGACGATCATCCTTACATAAGACAACACCAGAAACAATATTTCCCATCTTGGTGTTTCTGACAATCTTAGCTTGCCACCTctaatgagctgtggagcttctcaaagtaattttTTCTTAAACCTCAAACAGCGAGTAAACAAAgtgtcattaaagatcccatggcacttatcgtaagagtaggggtgttaaccccggtgtcctggctaaattcccaatctggccctcaaaccatcagggtcacctaataatccccagtctacaattggctcattcatccccctcctctcccctgtaactattccccaggtcgttgctgcaaatgagaacgtgttctcagtcaatttacctggtaaaataacagataaataaaataaaataaaaaaacatcccTTGGGAAttacaatagttcctcaatgtagGCCTATTTGAGTTCTTTCTTTCTATAACCCCAAGCCTTGTTGTGAAACATGCCATGCACTGATCCAGTGGAAACATAATAAAATACCTGATTTTACTTATCCAAATAAAGCTGTCTGTCCGGGGGCTCACTGACACAGAGACTGAGGCCCCAGAGTACTTGATACATGTTTGCAAGTGCTGGACTTAGTGGTTAATGTTTGCAAGTGTTAGGGCTGGACTTAGTTGTTCATGTTTCAAGTTTGGCTGGGCATGACTTGTTTTCAATAATGTaatttataggatatttatttttgaGGGTGTTTTCTACCTGCAatggtttttatttgttggctttatgtaggctttttttttttacatggttgACAATAGAAGTAACTTTTAGATTTGTCAGTTTCATTTAGTTATAATTTAACCACATGACAGTGATTCTGAGATGCATAGACATTATTTAAATTAAACTGTTTCACAAATGTGCGTATGAAATATCATACCTAGCGCGCAGGTCATTGTAAACTGGCACTCAACATGAAATAGGCTGCAGCCTGCTGTTGTCTCCTATTATCGGCAACTTCAGTAGCATCTGTGAAGGCCAGCATTTGTCTTAATTATTTCATCAAACACTGCGCTTAAAGCCAAATGTGTGGACACGAGTCATGACTTGGGTTTGAGTCATGAATTTTGATGGCTTGAGCCTCTACTTGATAGAAAATACAAATTACTTGACATGGATCCTCAAGACTCTGGGTCCAATCAATAGCATGTTGACAGAATGTGCAAAACAGCTTGTCGCCTGACTCCGTTCTTTGGGTATTGCTCTGCTCTGAATTTAGGGGTTAGTGTCGAATGTTTTGGTTTTTGACGACTTGGCCCTCTTGACGACCTCTTCGACATGTTTCTCAAAGTAACAGCCAAGTTGTGAGATGACGTAAGAGTCCGGCCTTTTCCATTTTTTTCCCCCTCCATTTTTTAAAAGAAATTTCAGCCAAAATATAGAAAATTATGCAACATTTTTCGTTTACAGTTGATTCCATTTTTATTACCAAATGCTGCGATTCCGTCCGTGTTTTCCTTCCCACTCTTAGCCAGGGCCCAACTTGTCTGCATAGTGACAGTCATGTCTCAGCCAACATCTTGCTGAAGGATGTCTTGCTCATCTCTCAAttctatccttccctcctctccctgtagcCCACACCGGTTATCCTGCTTAAGGAGGGGACAGATACGTCTCAGGGCGTCCCTCAGCTGATCAGCAACATCAATGCCTGCCAGGTCATCGCTGAGGCCGTCCGCACCACACTTGGGCCTCGCGGCATGGACAAACTCATGGTGGATGGCAGaggtgagagggatggaggagatgtcagagtggggggaacatggtctgtcatttttttttggggggggggggcatggccTGCAGTAGTTGGACACTTGTTTTGCAGTGATActgaagctgtgtgtgtggggatgTCTCCCTTCAGGTAAAGCCACCATCTCCAACGACGGGGCGACCATCCTGAAGCTGCTGGATGTGGTTCACCCTGCTGCCAAGACCCTGGTGGACATTGCACGCTCCCAGGATGCcgaggtctgtgtgtgtcttgTTGGAGTCCATCTGTGAAAGCGTTAGTGATGGCTCCTCTAGCCCCCCTCTCCCACTGACTCCTCTAGCCCCCCCTCCCACTGACTCCTCTAGCCCCCCTCCCACTGACTCCTCTAGCCCCCCTCCCACTTATGCCTCTAGCCCCCCTCCCACTGACTCCTCTAGCCCCCCTCCCACTGACTCCTAGCCCCTCCCCACCTGGCTCCTCTAGCTTCCACTGACTCCTCTAGCCCCCCTCCCACTGACTCCTCTAGCCCACCTGACTCCTCTAGCCCCCTCCCACCTACGCCTCTGGCTCCTCTAGCTCCCACTGACTCCTCTAGCCCCCCATCCCACTGACTCCTCTAGCCCCCCTCCCACTGACTCCTCTAGCCCCCCCTCCTGGCTCCTCTCGTTCTAGTGTTCGGCGGCTGTTCCCTCTCCATTTGTATTCATTGTTTTCTATTCTCTGTCCAGGTGGGCGACGGTACCACGTCTGTAACCCTGTTGGCAGCAGAGTTCCTGAAGCAGTTGAAGCCGTACGTGGAGGAGGGTctccacccccagaccatcatcAGAGCCTTCCGCAGCGCTACGCACCTGGCCGTCAAGAAGATCCGAGAGATCTCTGTCACCGTCAAGAAGGACGACAAGAAGTGAGTTGTGTGTGTGATCTTTCAAAGGGGGATTGAATAAAGAGGAAGGTGTTTCCGTTGGACTTCAGATTGAACCGTGGTCTTCCTCTAGAGAACAGAGGGGGCTCTTGGTGCCACCACAGCTGATCACTGTCTACACCCCCCCCTCttctatctccctccccctcttctatctccctccccctcttctatctccctccccctcttctatctccctccccctcttctatctccctccccctcttctatctccctcccctcttctatctccctccccctctagagAACAGAGGGAACTCTTGGTGAAGTGTGCCGCCACAGCCATGAACTCCAAGCTGATCGCAGGTCAGTTATTTTTTATTGGAACAACAGAATCGTAAGGTGATGGAATTAGCTTTTACGCATGACTTACAATTAATTCATCTATGGCATTTGTTACTATTTGTTACTAAAATTGGTTGAACCATTCTGGATTTCCAGCTTATTCCTTCTTGATTCTGGGAATTTTCTAACCCGggtattttttttttgtaaagttGCCAAAATAATGCAACCCTAACGACTGGTAGTCTCTCAGAGAGTAGGGGTATTCGTGGGGTGTTGTAGTCTACAGCTTGTATTAATGTTGTAATTCAACCCCAGGTCAGAAGGAGTTCTTCAGTGAGATGGTGGTGGAGGCTGTCATGATGCTCGATGAGCTGCTGCCTCTCAAGATGATCGGGATCAAGAAGGTGCAGGGAGGAGCTCTGGAGGTAAAACGCTAGCACCGTAGGGctgggtgtgagagagggaagatggTGGGTGTCGTTTTAGTGAGATGAGACTACAGTGCTGAATCTCAATATCCTAAAGTGGCTCTACTCCATCTTGGGGTGTCGGGTTGGGACTTTATCTCATTATAGGTACTAAAGCAGGGTAAACTACTCTGTTCCAACTAAACACCACACCTGACCAATTGAGCTAATTGATTAGTTTAGTGATTGCCTACATTTAAGacacctggtcttccaggtttttaaaaaatgatctACTCCTGTCCCGGGGGTAGACACGGTACAACCCAGCGTCCTGTCCCGGGGGTAGACACGGTACAACCCAGCGTCCTGTCCCGGGGGTAGACACGGTACAACCCAGCGTCCTGTCCCGGGGGGTAGACACTGTACAACCCAGTGTCCTGTCCCGGGGGGTAGACACGGTACAACCCAGCGTCCTGTCCCGGGGGGTAGACACGGTACAACCCAGCGTCCTGTCCCGGGGTAGACGCGGTACAACCCAGCGTCCTGTCCCTGGGGTAGACGCGGTACAACCCAGCGTCCTGTCACTGGGGTAGACGCGGTACAACCCAGCGTCCTGTCTGGTGCACCACCATGTGGTCTGGATCCTTTCAAAGTGTTTAATTTATTCCACCACCTATTGCAGTCTGTCTCCCTCTACAAGAGACTAAttttactctcctcctctctctacaggagTCTCACCTGGTAGCTGGCGTGGCCTTCAAGAAGACGTTCTCCTACGCCGGGTTTGAGATGCAGCCTAAACGTTACGACCAGCCCAAGATCGCTCTGCTCAATGTCGAGCTGGAACTGAAGGCCGAGAAGGACAATGCAGAGGTCCGCGTCAAGTCTGTCGAGGTTAGTAATCGATCAGTCAATTAATCAATTAAACAATCAATAAAGGAGCATTATTATATTGTCACTAGTGacctaaaaaaataaataatcttaTATTCATATTTAAACTAAGACAATTGCAGATGTTTCGATCtgcttaaaatatatatatatatgtgtgtgtgtgtgtgtgtgtgtgtatatatatatatatatatgtgtgtatatatgtatgtgtatatatatgtgtatatgtatatgtgtatatatatatatatatatgtgtgtatgtgtatatatacacatatatatatatatatatatatatatatgtgtatatatatatatatatatgtgtgtatgtgtatatatacacatatatatatatatatatatatgtgtatatatatatatatgtgtgtatgtgtatatatacacatatatatatatatatatatatatatatatatatatatatatatatatatatgagagacgTGATTCGTACCCACGTCTCCAGTGATGTATGTGATCTGGGGTCTTGGGCTAAGCACTACCGCCAGACTCTAAAGATGGCGTCCCATTCAATCACACTGTCCCTGTATGCATCTGAAATATAAAGAGTATTATTCACTAAGCCATAGGAAATACACTACCCAACACCAATGCTTTTTAAATGAATGCGGGAGAGTGAAGTCTATGCACATTTTTCCCTCGGGTCCCCTCCCCAGGACTACCAGGCCATCGTAGATGCAGAGTGGAACATCCTGTATGACAAGCTGGAGAAGATCTACAAGTCAGGAGCCAAGGTACGTTGTAGCTAGACAACCGTTTCCCTGGTTTACATGTCCTCTGACAGTTGGTTGAAATGGTTGCCGTGACTACCACAGGCTAGCTTGCTGGCAGCGGAGACTAAGGTTAGACGTTGTTAACTTTCATGCTAgcagactttttaaaatgtatttttgtaaaataaaaaaggaaatTATTTATTCAACTTATCAAAAAAAGTTGTGGATATCTTTTGTTTTAAAAACATGAAGAAATCAAAAGTTATCTGAAATGTGACATGTTGCTCCTTTTTTAAGGTGGTCCTGTCCAAGCTGCCCATTGGAGACGTGGCCACACAGTACTTTGCTGACCGGGATCTGTTTTGTGCTGGACGTGTTCAGGAGGAGGACCTCAAGAGGACAATGATGGTAGGGGACCGCAGTCAGATATATGGATATTAaaactgggttgtgttcattagttgAGTCTTCCAAGCCATGGAAAATGTCTTGTTTTCTCATTTGAGAAGTTCACAAGCATTTGTCTGAATTTAGAGCATCTGTCGGAGTGTAATTCTTATCAATGGTATCTTCTATTGGTTTGTGCTTTTTCAAACTGTATTGTTCCTAATGTGGTGTGTGTTGCTGTATTTCTTACGGTGTAATGTGTCCTCCAGGCCTGCGGGGGCTCCATCCAGACCAGTGTTGGCTCCATGACAGACGATGTCCTGGGGCGCTGTGAAGTCTTTGAGGAGGTGCaggttggaggagagaggtgagagctCCTAGGAGGAACTTCAGTGTGTTTATTTGCCGATTGCTTCGGGAACATTTGTAGAACGGCTAAGTGCGCTGTTGGATAAAACTTATTTTGCACAATTTTATTTTTAGCAGAACATCTCCGCTAAACACAGAATAAATGTTTTTGTCTCTGTGACCGCCCAGtacaaagttgactacaaataccaaGTTGCCAAACAAGTGAAGAGTATAAAATGACGCTTCAAATGAAAACCAAGAGGACTGTCTTATGAGACCTACAGTGGACAACACACGCACAAAATCATTGATTTGGCACTTCCTGAAATATATAGAGTCAAAAATTAGACAGCGTACAGCTGGCAAAATATGAATTGAATTAAGGTGAAATTTATTTCAATGTATAGGTATCAATTTCACCTTAATTCAATTCATATTTTGCCAGTTGTACGTTGTCTAATTTTTGACTCAATATATTTCAGGAAGTGCCAAATCAATGATTTCGTGCGTTAGGCCTATTGTAGGGAGGCTAAACATTTGGGCTAAAATAATCTTGTCTTAATATTTGCAGCCATATTGGTGATAATTTCACCAGGATTTGATCTGTCGTCGGTATTGTGGAATAGTGGTACGGTTTTTATATTTCACCCCCTTCTctccaatttcatgatatccgaGTTTGATCATGTCTCATTGCtccaactccccaacgggctcgagAGATGCGAcagtcgagtcatgcgtcctccaaaacatgaccctcCTTAACACCTGCCCATTTTAACATGGAAGACAGCTGCACCTATatgcccgccacaaggagtcactagagcgcaatAAGCTAAGTAAGCCCCCCCGGCCCCCGGCCAAACtctcctaacccggatgacgcagGACCAATTGTGCGAACCCTATGGGACGGACAATTAGGACACAGCCTGAGATCGaatccgggtctgtagtgatgccttcaGCACTGTGGTGCAGTGCCTGAGACTGCTGCGCCTCAGGAGGCCCGTTTGATGTTTGAATGGAGAATACAGAGCTGCCTTTCTCCTAGGCCTATCGACACGTGCTCTAACATCTTCGGCCATTTTGTAACAATGCGTGTTAGGAGAGAGGATGCAGGCCAGTGTTAAAACACTCGTTCGCCTAAGTTCCATCGATATCAGGAAACCGGGCCCTGGCTAGTAGAACATTTCACTGGCCTGGCAgggtctttaaaaaaaattgtattgCAAATATTGGGAGAATCTCACCCAGCCTTGTTTAAAATTGTGATTTTTCTAGTCTGTGTTTTTTTTAATGCGTGCCCCGTTCCTCCAGGTATAACTTCTTCAAGGGTTGTCCTCGCTCCCATACGTGTACCATCATCCTGAGGGGCGGAGCCGAGCAGTTTATGGAGGAGACGGAACGCTCTCTACACGACGCCATCATGATCGTACGCAGAGCCATCAAGGTAGGTTGACCCGCAGGCCACTGGACCTAAACCATAGAGTTGGATAGAGGGCACATCCTAAAGCTAAAAATTATTTTTGTGGCAAGTGCTCCCTCTACCAAACTCTGACTTAAACCAATGCCATCCTTCTACAGTGAGCTGATATTTAATCAGTGCTTGTGCTGGGTACCTAAACTAACCCACGGCATCTGTGTAGTTAAATGCTTCCTCCTATCCAGCACATTTCACTGTTCCCTAAcagtcaaaataaaataaataaagttaaaatctcattctgcccctgaacaaggcagttaaacccaatgttcctaggccgtcattgtaaataagagtctAAATTGTCTCCTTTCCTCCGTCttgtcgtctcctctcctccatcctaggGGGGTGCTGGTGCAGTAGAGATGGAACTCTCAAAGTACCTTCGTGATTATTCTAGAACCATTCActaacctctccctccatcctctcctctccagaatgactCCATCGTGGCTGGCGGAGGTGCGATCGAGATGGAACTCTCAAAGTACCTGCGTGATTATTCCAGAACCATTCCTGGCAAGCAGCAGCTGCTGATTGGAGCATACGCTAAGGCTCTAGAGATTATCCCCAGACAGCTGTGTGACAACGCAGGCTTCGATGCCACCAACATACTCAACAAGCTGCGCGCCAAGCacgcacaggtacacacacacacacacaccatgcctaCACAGGTGGGTAGGTGGGCACGTTCCAGCGGATCACTTTAGTCCAGATGTTGACTGTCGTTGGTCACCTTTTCATTGTGTTGCATTATGGGTAGAGGTGAAAGTAAGTTTAAAAAAACATTGGGGGGTTACACCGTTAAAACATGAGCCTGTCACAATAATTAGAAAACTAGAGGATTTTTCTTGGAACCTAATTACTTGATCATTACCGCATGAAGAATGAGCCAATAGACTTCAACTTGTTGAATACGCTCAAATGAGGTGTGGTTGAACGATAACTCTTGGCCGACCCAGAGATGAGCGACcgacaggagtggagaaatatgaaaGAATATTTCTTTCAACATCTTGAGAGAATGTGATTGGTCGCTTAGGGTCCTGTTGTGTAGCCCAAAcatgctatttaaaaaaaaaaagttgaccGTTTCATTTTTCAACCACACAAAATATGCATCTAAGACCAACTGAAATGCTATCAGAGAacatgttggatcgttttcacaGCTTTCCAGGTCTTTTAAAACGGTTCAAACTATCATTTGGATGTCTCCCCCGGTCCTTGCTCTGTGAGCCAAGCCGAAATGAAAGAACTTGACCGTCAACTAGATAAAACGATCAGTGCATCATCAACATTCTATCGATATGACCTGATCAGTGCATCATCAACATTCTATCGATATGACCTGATCAGTGCATCATCAACATTCTATCGATATGACCTGATCAGTGCATCATCAACATTCTATCGATATGACCTTATCCTGGTGAGcaaagcttttatttatttttttattctagACGAGCGTCAagtaatgacagaagagaaggtATTGTAGACTATTTGACTGACAGTCTACCAAATGTCACAATTTATAAGCAGAAAAATATCTAGAAATTAGGCTTTAAAATGAACATGGCCTCTTGTCGTTTCGGCATCCCTGCGTACCCTGCAGGGATCCCACATAAGACTTTTGAAGTAGTTGTTTGATAACATGACTGCTTATGGCTCATTAGAAGATAGgctaatacattttaaaagttaaaTCTTTACGACTAGGCTCACAGATCCTATTGAATTAATAGGGGTTCTATATGGAATTCTATGGTTTTGTGTAGACACAGGATGTCCCCTTACTGGGACGAAATTCATGTTCAACTCTGATTATGGGGATAAAAACTGTCCGACTTGGCTACATGTTGACTGCGTGAACTTTACAAAAATCATGTGTTCAAAAGTGATATTTGGGTCTTGTCAGTAACCAATGAATTGTAGCCACATTCTTTTCACTTTGAGTGTGAGATATACAAATATAGAaacatttaaactttttttttttaacaatagCAACTATGTTGATGCTGCCGTGTtgatctgagccttgctgttgaAAAACCACTAGCATCAGATTTTCTGCTGTCGCAGATGCACCTGCACCCACTTTTCACCGATTTTAATTTATAGTCTTGCTTCATTAGGCTTACTGCTCATACCCTATGAGAgatccacacacactaacctccccccttctctctccctctctcctcttaggGTGGTATGTGGTACGGTGTAGACGTGAACAATGAGGATATAGCTGATAACTACTTGGCGTGTGTGTGGGAACCCTCCATCGTGCGTATCAACGCACTGACTGCTGCCAGCGAGGCCGCCTGCCTCATCCTCTCAGTGGACGAGACCATCAAGAATCCACGCAGTAGCGTAGAAGGGCCACCAGGGGGCGGGAGAGGCCGGGGACGTGGCAGACCCCATGCTCACTAAGGGGggaccctgacctctaacctacAGAGCCATAGACCGACATTCTGGCAAACTAGGTGAAATAGGAAAGAATCATCCACTTTGTTACTAAATGTTCCCATGACAACAGCAGTCTAGATTACATTCTGTTCATTTTAATTAGAATGTGATAGTCTTTGGAATGTTTGGAACCAACATGGCGGTTCTATTAGAGAGGCTCTAAATTCTAATGGAGTTTACTGAGCGATGTATGTCTATGGCTCTGGTCTAGTCTCACTTCAGTCGCCTCCAACACTTCTTACCGGAGGGGTGCAACAGCAACGGTAGTAGTGGTACTCTGGGCTCTGGCTTGGATGGTGGTAGAATTTGGTCCAATTTCCCTTTTCTCTCCTTGTAAGTGATGGCATCTATGTTGTCCAGTCATCTTAATGCATTAGTCGGCCAAACCAATTCACCTGTCATGACTAACATCAGCCTGTGTCTTACAAACTACTAACCACAACTCTTATTCCCTTTGTCTCACATTGGGATGGTTGGATACTTGAGCCGCCTCACCACAATACCatattcttttctttttttttgcatgtgtttaaacccccccccccccccccagccattGTCTAGGACAGAGTCAAGGGTGCCATCTTTTGTAATGCTTGTAACTGTCACACGCACTGAGTTAGTCGATGATGTTGACAATGTTTTTGTTGCTATTTATTATTGGACCATTAAAATCAATAATTCTACAGCTCAACTACTGTCTCCTGTGTGTTGCAGGAAGAGGGGTGTGTGTTTGAATATTAGCTGAAAATATCTTGGATTTGATGATCTTGAAGACTTCACTAGTCGAAATCCTGATGCATTGTGTTTACCTGCCCTTCAATGACGGTTGGTGGTTGCCATAACAATAAGTATCCAAGCCTTTTTGTTTTGGCAAGcctcaaaaatataaacgcatgtaaagtgttggtttcatgaggtgaaataaaagatcccagatatgttccatacgcacaaagtTTATTTCTCAATTTATTTAGTGTTAGTGGACTTGGCCAAGATGAtaattcacctgacaggtgtggcatatcaagaagctgatttaaatggcatgatcattacacaggtgcaccttctgcTTGGACAATAAAATGGCACTCTCTGAAATGTGTGGGttcgtcacacaacacaatgccacagatgtggcACGTTTTGAGgcggcatgctgactgcagggatTGTCCACTTGTgcttttgccagagaattgaatgttaatttctctaccataagccgcctcaatgtcgtttttgagaatttggcagtatgtccaactggcctcatgacttccacatccggcttcttcacctgcaggattgtcagacaccagccatccggacagctgatgaaactgggtttgatGAAACtaggtttgcacaactgaagaatttctacATAAACTCAAAACGTATGAGGGACGCTCATCtgtgcttgtcgtcctcacctGGGTCgtaatggccactggcacgctggagaagtgtgctcttcgcgGATGAATGCCGGTTTTAACTACCAGGCagacgtgtatggcgtcgtgtgggtgagcagatttgctgatgtcaacatgaacagagtgtcccatggtggggttaagctacagacaaacataTTTGCACTTTATCgatagcaatttgaatgcacagagataccgggATGAGATCCTGAAGCACATTGTCGGGCCAATCCTCCGCCGCCATCAACTCACATTTCAGCAtggtaatgcacggccccatgttgcaaggatctgtacacaattccagttcttccatggcctgcatcctcaccagacatgtcGCCCATTGAGCATGTGTGGCATACTCTGGATCAACaggtacgacagcgtgttccagttcccgccgatGTCTAGCAACTTCTcagccattgaaaaggagtgggacaacaggccacaatcaacagcctgatcaactctatgcaaaggagatgtgtcacgctgcgtgaggcaaatggtggtcacaacggatactgactggttttctgaaccTCTCCCCAACCTTTTTAAGGTAGTTGTGACCAGcagatgcatatctatattccaagtcatgtgaaatccatagattagggcctaattaatttatttccaaTTGACTGAGTTCCTTATATACTGTAACTGTAAAAAATGAAATTGTTGCAAGTTTAATTTAATTTTGTTCAGGAGCATAACAATTGCTTAAATTGCATGGACTGAGTCATTCATTATTGCACAATCTCTGTCCCCACAcatagtcgtggccaaaagttgagaatgacacaaattgtaattttcacaaagtctgctgcctcagtttgtatgatgaaaatttgcatatactccagaatgttatgtagagtgatcagatgaattgcaattaattgcttagtccctctttgccatgcaaatgaactgaatcccccaaaaacatttccactgcatttcagccctgccacaaaaggaccagctgatatcatgtcagtgattctctcgttaacacaggtgtgagtgttgacgaggacaaggctggagatcactctgtcatgctgattgagtttgaataacagactggaagctt
Protein-coding sequences here:
- the cct7 gene encoding T-complex protein 1 subunit eta isoform X1, yielding MMPTPVILLKEGTDTSQGVPQLISNINACQVIAEAVRTTLGPRGMDKLMVDGRGKATISNDGATILKLLDVVHPAAKTLVDIARSQDAEVGDGTTSVTLLAAEFLKQLKPYVEEGLHPQTIIRAFRSATHLAVKKIREISVTVKKDDKKEQRELLVKCAATAMNSKLIAGQKEFFSEMVVEAVMMLDELLPLKMIGIKKVQGGALEESHLVAGVAFKKTFSYAGFEMQPKRYDQPKIALLNVELELKAEKDNAEVRVKSVEDYQAIVDAEWNILYDKLEKIYKSGAKVVLSKLPIGDVATQYFADRDLFCAGRVQEEDLKRTMMACGGSIQTSVGSMTDDVLGRCEVFEEVQVGGERYNFFKGCPRSHTCTIILRGGAEQFMEETERSLHDAIMIVRRAIKNDSIVAGGGAIEMELSKYLRDYSRTIPGKQQLLIGAYAKALEIIPRQLCDNAGFDATNILNKLRAKHAQGGMWYGVDVNNEDIADNYLACVWEPSIVRINALTAASEAACLILSVDETIKNPRSSVEGPPGGGRGRGRGRPHAH
- the cct7 gene encoding T-complex protein 1 subunit eta isoform X2, which produces MDKLMVDGRGKATISNDGATILKLLDVVHPAAKTLVDIARSQDAEVGDGTTSVTLLAAEFLKQLKPYVEEGLHPQTIIRAFRSATHLAVKKIREISVTVKKDDKKEQRELLVKCAATAMNSKLIAGQKEFFSEMVVEAVMMLDELLPLKMIGIKKVQGGALEESHLVAGVAFKKTFSYAGFEMQPKRYDQPKIALLNVELELKAEKDNAEVRVKSVEDYQAIVDAEWNILYDKLEKIYKSGAKVVLSKLPIGDVATQYFADRDLFCAGRVQEEDLKRTMMACGGSIQTSVGSMTDDVLGRCEVFEEVQVGGERYNFFKGCPRSHTCTIILRGGAEQFMEETERSLHDAIMIVRRAIKNDSIVAGGGAIEMELSKYLRDYSRTIPGKQQLLIGAYAKALEIIPRQLCDNAGFDATNILNKLRAKHAQGGMWYGVDVNNEDIADNYLACVWEPSIVRINALTAASEAACLILSVDETIKNPRSSVEGPPGGGRGRGRGRPHAH